aaaaacattttctctagctttatttatAGAAGAGAGAAGATAGTACCTAATAGACAAACaaaatgtgttaatcaactgttttatGTTATTGACAAGTCTTCCAGTCAATAATAGGCTATTAATTAAATTTGAGGGAATCAAAAGTtgaatgtggatttttgactgcactgGGGGAGGTGTCAAGCCCAAGCCCTTCACTGTTTAAGGTCTGCTATAGTTTCTAGTCCTAGTTGATTAGCTTTGCAATATTATATAGAATGATATTCTAGGTATATTTTATGGTAAAATGGAAAATTTGTGAGGTTACTATATTATCCTAAACAACGTTATCATATGTACTACAAAAATCAATGCAAATTCACAGTACTTAGTAATTAATCTCAATATACCATTAAGTTTAACAcacaattttaaaacagaaaattacctTTCAAAAGGTGATTCAAATCCATTGTGTCGTGTAAGACTTTTTGGTTGTACTTGTGGTCTGAAGTGGAATCTAACACTGAAGGTTTCGAGATGAGATTgggcatgtgtttttctttcccttttttggcTGATTTCAAAGATTTTgactcattttttaaatcctcAACAGTTCCATATACTTCTTGACTcacattttcttgtcttttaacttttacTTTTTGATTAATTGAGGTACCCAGTTCAAAAGACTGAATAGGGCTGATGTCTGGAGTCGATAAAGGAGTGACATCTGTCACAGTATCTTCAGATTCCTCTGTGTAGTCACCGACTATTGGTTTACCACTTGAAGGCTGTGTTTCTGTTGATTTTATGCCTGgtttatatttctgttttggtGACAGGTGGGTTACAACAGAGAGGCGTTTCTTGAATGATGGAGATGAATCAGATATACAGTTGTCAGACTCAGCATCTGAACAATCTGTACCTGAAACTGAAGATGAGGAGGACAAAGAGAAAGAGGTGGAAGAGGAACTCCTTTTGGAATACTTTTTACTTATGTTTTTTCTAAAGTTATTAGATGGTTTACTTGACTTGGACCGAACATGATGCTTTTTCCCATCATCACTGCTTTCCTCTCCATCTGTATAGTAATCATCTTCACCCTCTTTTATAATTTTGGGAATTCTGTTTGGAATGGGCAAGTGTATTTTATGTCCTGTTGTAACATCACATAATTTTTCTGATCTTGAAGAAGTGGTTGATGATAAAGAATTTCTGGTTTGTGTATTAAGATTTTCTACAGCATGCTCTTCTGGAgaggttttctcttttatttcatcTCTTTTCTCTGTAAGTTCACTTTCCTTTCTTTGCATTCCAAATTTCAAATTTACATTTTCCATATCTTCATCTATTCTCTCCTCAGTGCCACTATTTTGCTTGTCAAAAATGGAGTTACTTTCACATTTCTTTGCTTCTTCAAAGTCACTATCAAAGAAAGAATGGTCCACTTCACCTTCTGATATATCTGCGAACGGATCCATGATGGCAAAAATATACCTGGAAAAGATGAAAGTGCAGCCATCAGACAAATAGTaatttccaaatacatttttatatagtaATTGCACATCTCAAACTGAGAAGTttgcataatatataaagagaagcatgacaaaaaaacacaccaaaaacaaaaatttatttaagtGATAATGAGGCTACAGGGATAGTAACAAATTGTACCAgtgatttgaaaaataaatctaaCACTTCAGTTCACAAGAAAACAGTAATAGATGATGAAGGCAGGCATATCTCAAACATGGATACCTAGGTGAACCCTAAGGAAAATCTGCCTTCTATAAATTAAGTAGAGTTCAGAATAAGAAAGGATGGTGTTAAAATCTCAGATCATCAGCTAAGTCAGCCTAAACACATATTATTTTAGTGCAAGTAGTTCAGTGTAGATTGACAAACTTCCCTATTtcagtacttgtctttgtcctctGCTTTTTCACCATAGTTACTCAGCAAGAAGCAGGAGATGAATCCTATTAAAAGTAAACTTCCCCCATCCATTCTTAAAGAACAAAAACTCTAAGGCACATTTACAGTCTCTCTCTcattctatacacacacacacacacacacacacacacacacacacacacacacgtatgtaaGCTCGAGGTCAAACTTCTGAATATTTAATCACATACTGTGACATAACCACATATAGAAAATGACAGGGGAGAAgtatatatgtctgtgttaaAAGGAAGTCTAGGTAAAAGTCTTATTTCACAGGCTgtctaaaatggaaaaattacaaCATATTATTTAGACACATGCAGTTAAgtattagaagaaatggataaaaatgttaaaagtagTTGCCTATAGCATGGTATAGGGACTAATTTTGGTTATAGAGTTTAAATTATAAGTTAACCTGtaaatttatatatgtacaactatgataaaaattaaaaatgatttaaaaatattttaatacttcaCACAGTTGAAATCAAATTAGAAACCTTGGTATGTAGTAATaccctttaaaaaatacttttatcacAGTAGTCCGTGCAGCAGTGTCATACTATTGTAATATGTCTATTGCAAGTTTGAATTTAGAGTTTGACCTCTAATATTATTCTCtactaaacaaacaaataaacaaaaacccagGACTCCTTGGAAGGCAGCTGATTCTAGATACTATTTCTAGgggtaaagaaaaacaaaagcctaGAGTATTTTACTATTGTCAGAAGCACAATATTCAAATATGCCTGGGTAGTGGTAATAAAACAAAGGATCCAGTTTAAAGGGGCTCAACTGCTCAAGCTGGAGAATGTagctctgaaaaacaaaaaacacaaaatagacttaaaaatgaaaaactaattCTGTGAAAGCTGTTTGTCCAAATGATATTCAAAAAGGACAAATAATATAAGCCATGTTAAAgaaaagtatgtatgtatgtatagcgAACAATCTAATTATGGGCTCACTATATTCAAATTATGATTAATTCCCTTACACCAAATCAAACAATAAAAgattatataaaatatctttCTGAATCAGCCATGATATTCAGCAGCCTTCATTTAAGTGACTGCAACCTATAAAGACAAGTACAGATAAGGTTTAAAAATCAGCCAAACTTGTAAATACTAATACAATAGGTTAATGTTAGATTAAGGTATGTGTGATACATTTTATCTTTCTGCTTTTAAGGTTTTGAAGAATTTGATTCTGGCTACTAAACTTATAAAAATTTAACTCTTTGTAATCAACTTTTAAATGCTTCAGGGAATCTAATTAAATCAGTAAGTTTAGACCTGAAAGGTTTATTAAAAAATGTCTAAGTGCATAGTAAGATTTCCTTTATTAGCTCTCTAGGTTGTGCCTTGTCAGGTGTTTGAGGTACTTGGGAAAATTAAATATACTAAAATTGAAACTGTGCTGTTAAGTAAGTGAATTTGCAAATGGCTTCCAATGTTCAGGGAGGCTTAAGCTAAGTGAAAATTTAAGCAAAGtaaattaagtttttaaattctaACACATTAGATTTAAACTGAAATAAGATGTATAAGgtttaagaaaaataagattatAAAACTTAGATCTAATACTAACTACATCTTATTTCCCACAGCACAAATTAATGcccttttcacattttaaaattaacagaaggaaacctcttcccaaaatcCTCAAAAGAAAGATATCTAACAAGGTTTtagatatatttattcatattgaaATTAGCCTATTCtctcaatttatttataaaaaaaaactaaaacttgTCTCTTTTAAAGGCATTTGGCTATTGTTTTCAGTCACAAAAAAGCCACAAACCTTCTAAATTAGTACGTTCATTTCTGGAATCTTGCTCTAATAATGTAATACTAAAAAGATGGAATGGTAtccattacagcattatttgtaatactgAAAGAACCTGAATTGAGGAATATTATTAttccattaaaataatattttaaatcagtGGTCAGCAAATACTGTGTACAGGTCACGTCTGGCCTgcatttgtttttgtaaatagttttattggaacacagccttgCTCCCAGGGTTAGGTATGGTGTCTGACAGCTGTCACAATACAactgcagagttgagtagttgtgacagaaatGGTATAGCCCACAAAGCCTAAGATATTTACCAACTGACCCTTTACTGAAAAAGCTTGTGGACCCTATTTAGGTGCTACATCAGCATGAAAAATGCAGAACACAAAATTGTTATCCATACTGGATTAATACAATctacacatttaaataaaaacagggGGAAAAGACAAAAATTAGGAGTTCACCTGTTAGAAGAAAAACTAACAATCCTATGCATTTTTGTATTAGTGTTCTCATAATGATGTCCTGCAATAAATTAAGGAAGTAATTGATGACTGGGAGTCTGCACAGTGAAAAAGAATGAACTGAGTCACATACACCAGCTCAaacttggctctgccacttcccagTTGGGTGTTCCTGGGAGCATGCACAGGGATGTTCATCATAACACTGTAATGGCAATGAGTTAGAAAAAACTCAATCTCTAGTAAGAAGAAACTGGGTAAGCAAAATGTCAAAAAGGATGAACTAGATTGACAAAAATAATGTTAataaaagagcagaaataaatgaacaattaTATGAAACTTAAAACATACACAATACTAAATTCTTCCTGGGCACAAACATATAAAGTTATACAGCATGGACTGGAAAGGAATACATTAATATCTAAGAGTATGAacctgtggaggaggaggaaatgaggcTGTGTAAGTGGATGAAGGGGGAAAATACAGACTCTGGCAGAGCCTATGATGAGTCATCACAAACTTAAAGAGTATGACTGATCATTATCCCAATTCTGCTCAACTGGGttcaaaaagaaagacaacaaaTCAAAACCAGCCAGTGAATAATAGGTAGTTCTTATAAACACTGTCATTAAATTCCCCTTTAGTTACTCCTCTTCGTAATATACCCTTTAATCCAAAATGTCAAGGGCTGAAATAAAAAGAGTTGtggttatttttcctctttctcactTTGTTAGGGTTAAGAATACCATagtggttaaaaaaatttttttagtaagTGTCTTCAAATTCTAGAAGCACATGGTTTCATAACATAACACATGGAAAAAACTATCCCAGccagtttaaaaaacaaatatttaaaaaataatgatcccATCAGTCAAGTTCCACCCCTCAGAAAaatctgtttacatttttaaggaaataaaattactaaCATAACTAAATCTCAACTTGTATTAGTGTTGTTGCTATTCTATTCTACTAACATGTAAAAATATACTGAGtagataaaagttttaaaaagtatgcATAAAAATGTACATGTGTGTCAGCCTTGTTCTAAGTGCATAAGTATTAACTCATGTAATCTTTACAAGTTTAAGATGttctatcattcccattttacaacgAAGACAATGAAGCAGAGCAAGAAATTCTCAAAGTCCCACAGCTAATTAAATGG
This is a stretch of genomic DNA from Manis pentadactyla isolate mManPen7 chromosome 7, mManPen7.hap1, whole genome shotgun sequence. It encodes these proteins:
- the CFAP97 gene encoding cilia- and flagella-associated protein 97 yields the protein MDPFADISEGEVDHSFFDSDFEEAKKCESNSIFDKQNSGTEERIDEDMENVNLKFGMQRKESELTEKRDEIKEKTSPEEHAVENLNTQTRNSLSSTTSSRSEKLCDVTTGHKIHLPIPNRIPKIIKEGEDDYYTDGEESSDDGKKHHVRSKSSKPSNNFRKNISKKYSKRSSSSTSFSLSSSSSVSGTDCSDAESDNCISDSSPSFKKRLSVVTHLSPKQKYKPGIKSTETQPSSGKPIVGDYTEESEDTVTDVTPLSTPDISPIQSFELGTSINQKVKVKRQENVSQEVYGTVEDLKNESKSLKSAKKGKEKHMPNLISKPSVLDSTSDHKYNQKVLHDTMDLNHLLKAFLQLDKKGPQKHHFDQPSVVPRKNYSFTREEVRQIDQENQRLLKELSKQAEKSGSKSSVPRRSMGHPPKLYHTALNRQREQQRIERENLALLKRLEAVKPTVGMKRSEQLMDYHRNMGYLNSSPSSRRVRSTFGQYSPLRGVSRTSSATSGLSFKSERAVDTSSGLLLRPKPLNVHTAWS